A genomic region of Dermacentor andersoni chromosome 9, qqDerAnde1_hic_scaffold, whole genome shotgun sequence contains the following coding sequences:
- the LOC140213279 gene encoding uncharacterized protein, whose protein sequence is MPGCCVPQCSNHSRNGWRMFHFPRDPKRRLLWLVRVKRDKWQPTNSSCVCSAHFEASSFEQNRADGWKKLKPNAVPTVFPFKELPKERRPPRERNAHVPALFSDDAAAHNSSREVRNVLPSTTQEFSPADSSSDGEINERLAATETNNANGQLTSTPRDARLQETAIVTATQPLDSEAAELRKKIADLTAANNKLRQHHNESKNTVKKLQMQVRKLQKEATNFSRNTKFLNEDQIRALSRNNNHGNSWSAQTVKQGLKIKFACGTTGYETLRKIGYPLPSSRTLARRIQGLKFLPGILHEVIDVMRSKAEGMEDVEKDCVLFLDEMEIAPGFELDRGEDVLLGGTTLPSKPEEPANHALVFMLGGVNQRWKQVIAYEFTGRHVDGSVLKAYVLEIVQICSQISLRVRVITCDMGAANRAMWREFGFSSHRHSTTSCSIPHPTLKGKELFFISDPAHVLKNLKGQLLSSKVFTLSDTTVSRNGLTASKVKLEHVQAVLDYDAANELKVAPNLSETHISCGHFTKMKVGVAVQLFREAPPAIRFLIKEGVIEPEAETTAWFMDLVSRWYALMSSRHPTMALSRRNITKYHAALDTLRTATDTIRELKMGTGSQWKPSQAGVLIATTAVLRLQEVLLGSEGYEFLLTSRLLQDCLENLFSVVRLMKPVPTAYDLKCALRLVSVSHFLHTPRSTSYELDDREYLVDLLAHSKKECAESEVDEINDTEILFIEELTSTECRILFYLGGFILKGILKSITCPQCKAALLGKPDDQYASLTALKEYVRDGQNLVYPSADVMKTLKNYEEHFTAVNSWCTGKFFTMKSPLRSLIAYLEGIDKPSVNTCMAHKERISKMLTAAYARVRLRIHLRQIPSTHPSGHGSKTCAGVSLA, encoded by the exons ATGCCTGGATGTTGTGTTCCTCAGTGCTCCAACCATTCGAGAAATGGTTGGAGGATGTTCCATTTTCCAAGGGACCCAAAAAGGCGGCTTCTGTGGCTGGtgcgagtcaagcgtgacaagtgGCAACCGACGAACTCCTCGTGTGTCTGCAGC GCTCATTTCGAAGCCAGCAGCTTCGAACAGAACCGCGCGGATGGGTGGAAGAAGCTCAAGCCTAATGCTGTACCAACGGTGTTCCCATTcaaag AACTTCCTAAAGAGCGAAGGCCACCAAGGGAACGAAATGCACACGTGCCTGCATTATTCAGTGACGACGCAGCCGCACACAATTCTTCACGAGAAGTGAGAAACGTTCTTCCCTCAACTACGCAGGAATTTTCTCCCGCTGATTCTTCGTCAGACGGGGAGATAAATGAGAGATTGGCGGCTACGGAAACCAACAATGCTAATGGGCAACTTACTTCGACCCCCAGGGATGCACGGCTTCAAGAAACTGCAATAGTTACTGCGACCCAACCCCTCGATTCTGAGGCAGCTGAGCTTAGGAAGAAGATTGCAGATCTCACAGCAGCCAATAATAAGCTTAGACAACATCATAACGAATCTAAGAACACTGTCAAAAAACTACAGATGCAGGTACGCAAGCTGCAGAAAGAGGCAACTAATTTCTCACGAAATACGAAGTTTTTAAATGAAGACCAAATTCGTGCTCTTTCTCGGAACAACAATCATGGTAATTCGTGGTCAGCGCAAACAGTAAAGCaaggtctaaaaattaaatttgcttgtggaaccaccgGGTATGAAACACTCAGAAAGATTGGCTACCCTCTTCCATCCAGCAGAACGTTAGCAAGAAGAATTCAGGGCCTGAAGTTTCTGCCAGGTATCCTGCATGAAGTGATCGACGTCATGAGGTCGAAAGCAGAGGGAATGGAGGACGTGGAGAAAGACTGCGTTCTCTTTTTAGATGAAATGGAGATAGCACCCGGATTTGAACTCGACCGTGGCGAAGACGTGCTTCTGGGAGGAACGACGTTGCCCTCAAAGCCTGAAGAGCCAGCCAATCATGCTTTGGTGTTTATGCTAGGTGGGGTAAACCAGAGATGGAAGCAAGTGATAGCCTATGAATTCACTGGTAGGCACGTGGACGGCTCTGTACTCAAGGCATATGTCCTGGAAATAGTGCAGATATGCAGCCAGATTTCTCTAAGAGTCCGTGTTATCACATGTGACATGGGTGCAGCAAACCGCGCTATGTGGAGAGAATTTGGCTTTTCGAGCCACCGCCATTCGACAACTTCGTGCTCAATACCTCACCCAACCTTAAAAGGGAAGGAACTTTTTTTCATCTCGGACCcggcacatgtccttaagaacctgAAAGGACAGCTTCTAAGCTCAAAAGTTTTCACACTCAGTGATACTACAGTAAGCAGGAACGGACTGACGGCCTCGAAGGTGAAATTGGAGCATGTACAGGCCGTCTTGGATTATGACGCAGCCAACGAACTTAAGGTAGCACCAAATTTGTCAGAAACCCACATTAGTTGTGGGCACTTCACCAAAATGAAAGTAGGAGTCGCTGTCCAGCTCTTCCGTGAAGCCCCACCAGCTATTCGGTTCCTAATAAAAGAAGGAGTGATTGAGCCAGAGGCCGAAACAACAGCGTGGTTTATGGACCTCGTTTCTAGGTGGTATGCCCTCATGTCATCGCGTCATCCCACCATGGCGCTAAGCCGCAGGAACATTACTAAATATCATGCCGCCTTGGACACACTACGCACGGCAACAGACACCATCAGAGAACTGAAAATGGGCACTGGATCTCAGTGGAAGCCATCGCAAGCAGGGGTCCTAATTGCGACAACGGCTGTCCTTCGCCTTCAAGAAGTGCTTCTTGGCAGTGAAGGGTATGAATTCCTCCTCACGAGCAGGCTGTTGCAAGACTGCCTAGAAAACCTTTTTTCTGTGGTGCGGCTCATGAAGCCAGTGCCCACTGCGTATGACTTGAAGTGTGCACTCCGACTCGTCAGCGTCAGCCACTTTCTTCACACTCCGAGATCAACAAGCTACGAACTTGACGACCGCGAATACCTTGTCGATCTGCTTGCACATAGCAAGAAGgaatgtgcagaaagcgaagtcgaTGAAATCAACGACACGGAAAttctgttcattgaagagctcacGTCAACCGAGTGCCGCATCTTGTTTTACCTTGGCGGTTTTATTTTGAAAGGAATTTTGAAATCTATAACTTGTCCGCAGTGCAAGGCTGCTCTCCTTGGCAAGCCTGACGATCAGTATGCTTCCCTGACTGCACTCAAGGAATACGTCAGGGATGGGCAAAACCTCGTATATCCAAGCGCTGATGTCATGAAAACTTTAAAAAACTACGAGGAACATTTCACCGCTGTCAACTCATGGTGCACAGGCAAATTTTTCACCATGAAGTCGCCACTTCGTTCTCTGATAGCCTATCTCGAAGGCATAGACAAACCCTCAGTGAACACATGCATGGCTCACAAAGAACGAATAAGCAAAATGCTGACTGCTGCATATGCCAGAGTGAGGCTCCGAATTCATCTCCGACAAATTCCGAGCACTCATCCTAGTGGCCACGGAAGCAAGACTTGTGCAGGGGTCAGCCTTGCGTAA